In Eleutherodactylus coqui strain aEleCoq1 chromosome 4, aEleCoq1.hap1, whole genome shotgun sequence, the following are encoded in one genomic region:
- the STYK1 gene encoding tyrosine-protein kinase STYK1: protein MGNQSVQPQASTLPDCTDELCIVRKHEYEVIVVPVLLVGITIVLIAIVLCLRFRDLKLEKKRAKAEHLTQENSRGVNSGISLQQLSLDTVLSTRDRSLLALEIPCENISQPFQLMCEGRFGPIYRTVLRDTDGRKGRSIIVKELQASAEPGEVRHFLQRAAFQVWLGPHPNLVEFVGCCTETRPFCMLLERVEQGSLLKFLWDCRRDFVPMDGILYDITECQVYTIALQILTALEFLHKRHLVHGDVAARNVLIQHDLTPKLTGLGGACDMHVRGSYPVRRPGPLKWMSPEQLLYMSVTEKSDIWSFGILLYEIITLGAPPYPEVPPTNILQHLQRGNIMKRPSSCRQNLYNIMKACWTWKAEDRISVPELQKRLEAGKKSSNDRTVVQIPELVEPELYEGVAGTAVVKMETDYTVL, encoded by the exons ATGGGCAACCAAAGTGTCCAACCACAAGCAAGTACTTTACCGGACTGcactgatgaactctgca ttgTCCGAAAGCATGAGTATGAGGTGATCGTGGTCCCTGTCCTCCTCGTAGGGATTACTATAGTTCTAATTGCCATTGTTCTCTGTTTACGATTTCGAGACTTGAAATTAGAGAAAAAAAGAGCCAAAG CAGAGCATCTGACCCAGGAGAACTCCAGAGGTGTGAACTCTGGGATCAGTTTGCAGCAGCTATCACTGGATACTGTCCTGAGCACACGAGATCGCAGTCTTTTGGCACTAGAAATCCCATGTGAGAACATCAGTCAACCCTTTCAGTTGATGTGTGAAGGAAGGTTTGGTCCAATCTACAGGACTGTGTTGAGAGATACAGATGGAAGAAAAGGCAGGAGTATTATTGTTAAAGAACTGCAAG CATCTGCTGAGCCCGGCGAGGTCCGTCATTTCCTGCAGAGGGCAGCATTTCAAGTATGGTTGGGTCCACACCCTAATTTGGTAGAATTTGTTGGGTGCTGCACAGAAACAAGACCATTTTGCATGCTGCTGGAGAGAGTGGAGCAAGGATCACTTCTGAAGTTTCTCTGGGACTGCCGCAGA GATTTCGTGCCGATGGATGGAAtactttatgacatcactgaGTGCCAAGTTTATACAATAGCACTACAGATCCTGACAGCACTG GAATTCCTACATAAACGGCATTTAGTGCATGGAGATGTCGCAGCCCGAAATGTTCTCATCCAGCATGACTTAACGCCAAAACTGACTGGACTGGGTGGAGCATGTGATATGCATGTAAGAGGGAGTTATCCTGTTCGACGTCCTGGACCATTGAAATGGATGTCTCCTGAACAACTTCTGTACATGTCTGTTACGGAGAAATCTGATAT ATGGTCCTTTGGAATTCTGCTTTATGAGATAATAACGTTGG GTGCTCCTCCTTACCCCGAGGTTCCTCCCACTAATATCTTACAGCACTTACAACGTGGTAACATCATGAAGAGACCCTCCAGCTGCCGGCAGAATTT GTACAATATTATGAAGGCATGTTGGACCTGGAAGGCTGAGGACCGGATTTCTGTTCCGGAACTGCAAAAGAGACTAGAAGCCGGCAAGAAATCTTCTAATGATAGGACGGTGGTGCAGATCCCTGAGCTGGTAGAACCAGAGCTGTACGAGGGAGTGGCAGGGACAGCAGTTGTGAAAATGGAGACTGATTACACCGTCCTCTAA